A genomic window from Bradyrhizobium lupini includes:
- a CDS encoding chemotaxis response regulator protein-glutamate methylesterase, whose translation MSVAFAGNSTPGSSREAGPLRVMVVDDSVVIRGLISRWIGAEHDMEVAASLRTGLEAVNQIERINPDVAVLDIEMPELDGISALPQLLAKKRDLVIIMASTLTRRNAEISFKALSLGAADYIPKPESTREASAADIFHHDLIQKIRHLGARLRRKAAVASPPLAPATASPAPATRGPVVARPAASAAAPAVHAPSSSSVLSTRPFSTQAPKVLLIGSSTGGPQALMALVAELGPVIDRVPVLITQHMPPTFTTILAEHLARTSRKPAAEAVDGEPVKPGRIYLAPGGKHMRVVRSGADVAIALDDGPAVNFCKPAVDPLFTSAIDIWHGAILSVILTGMGSDGMRGGKDIVAAGGSVIAQDEASSVVWGMPGAAANAGICAAILPLNQIGARVNRLFAGDRS comes from the coding sequence ATGAGTGTTGCGTTCGCAGGTAATTCGACCCCGGGCTCGTCGCGGGAAGCCGGACCGTTGCGGGTGATGGTCGTCGATGACTCCGTCGTCATCCGCGGTCTGATCTCGCGCTGGATCGGCGCCGAGCACGACATGGAGGTCGCGGCCTCGCTGCGCACCGGGCTCGAGGCGGTCAACCAGATCGAACGCATCAATCCCGATGTTGCCGTGCTCGATATCGAAATGCCCGAGCTCGACGGCATCTCGGCGCTGCCGCAACTCCTGGCGAAGAAGCGCGATCTCGTCATCATCATGGCCTCGACGCTGACCCGCCGCAACGCGGAGATCAGCTTCAAGGCGTTGTCGCTCGGCGCCGCCGACTACATTCCGAAGCCTGAATCGACGCGCGAGGCTTCGGCTGCGGACATCTTCCATCACGACCTGATCCAGAAAATCCGCCACCTCGGCGCACGGCTGCGCCGCAAGGCCGCGGTTGCGAGCCCGCCGCTCGCGCCCGCAACCGCAAGCCCGGCTCCGGCGACACGTGGGCCGGTTGTCGCGCGGCCTGCCGCGTCCGCGGCCGCTCCGGCCGTCCATGCGCCGTCGTCGTCCTCGGTGCTGTCCACGCGTCCGTTTTCGACCCAGGCCCCGAAGGTGCTGCTGATCGGCTCATCGACCGGCGGTCCTCAGGCGCTGATGGCGCTCGTCGCCGAGCTCGGTCCCGTGATCGACCGTGTCCCGGTGCTGATCACCCAGCACATGCCGCCCACCTTCACCACCATTCTCGCGGAGCATCTGGCACGCACGAGCCGCAAGCCGGCGGCCGAGGCGGTGGATGGCGAGCCGGTGAAGCCGGGCCGCATCTATCTTGCGCCGGGCGGCAAGCACATGCGCGTCGTGCGTAGCGGCGCCGACGTGGCGATCGCGCTCGACGACGGTCCCGCCGTCAATTTCTGCAAGCCCGCGGTCGATCCGCTGTTCACTTCCGCCATCGACATCTGGCATGGCGCCATCCTCTCCGTGATCCTGACGGGCATGGGCTCGGACGGCATGCGCGGCGGCAAGGACATCGTCGCCGCCGGCGGCAGCGTGATCGCGCAGGACGAAGCTTCCAGCGTGGTCTGGGGCATGCCGGGCGCAGCGGCCAATGCCGGCATCTGTGCGGCGATCCTGCCGCTCAACCAGATCGGCGCCCGGGTCAATCGCCTGTTCGCGGGAGACCGCTCGTGA
- a CDS encoding PleD family two-component system response regulator translates to MRTCLVVDDSSVIRKVARRILEGLDFQILEAEDGEKALEACKRGLPDAVLLDWNMPVMDGYEFLGHLRRMPGGDQPKVVFCTTENDVAHIARALHAGANEYIMKPFDKDIVTAKFQEVGLI, encoded by the coding sequence ATGCGAACTTGTCTCGTCGTTGATGATTCCAGCGTCATCCGCAAGGTTGCGCGCCGGATCCTGGAGGGCCTCGACTTCCAGATCCTCGAAGCCGAGGACGGTGAGAAGGCGCTGGAGGCCTGCAAGCGCGGCTTGCCCGATGCGGTGCTGCTGGACTGGAACATGCCGGTGATGGACGGCTATGAGTTCCTCGGCCATCTCCGGCGCATGCCCGGCGGCGACCAGCCCAAGGTGGTGTTCTGCACCACCGAGAACGACGTCGCGCATATCGCGCGCGCGCTGCACGCTGGCGCCAACGAGTACATCATGAAGCCCTTCGACAAGGACATCGTGACGGCGAAATTCCAGGAAGTCGGCCTTATCTGA
- a CDS encoding chemotaxis protein CheW: MTKKTQSGEGAMVEYVTAMIGGQLFGLPISRVQDVFMPERVTRVPLSSREIAGVLNLRGRIVTVVDMRARLGLPKPEDGKIPMAVGVDLRGESYGLLIDQIGEVLRLAEDGMEENPVNLDPRMAKLAGGVHRLDGQLMVVLDVDRVLELAPDMMAA, from the coding sequence ATGACCAAGAAGACCCAGTCCGGCGAAGGCGCCATGGTCGAATACGTCACCGCGATGATCGGCGGCCAGCTGTTCGGCCTGCCGATCTCCCGCGTCCAGGACGTGTTCATGCCCGAGCGCGTCACCCGCGTGCCGCTGTCCTCGCGCGAGATCGCGGGCGTGCTGAACCTGCGCGGCCGCATCGTCACCGTGGTCGACATGCGCGCCCGGCTCGGCCTGCCCAAGCCCGAGGACGGCAAGATCCCGATGGCGGTCGGCGTCGATCTGCGCGGTGAATCCTACGGCCTCCTGATCGACCAGATCGGCGAAGTGCTGCGGCTCGCCGAGGACGGCATGGAAGAAAACCCCGTCAATCTCGACCCCCGCATGGCCAAGCTCGCCGGCGGTGTCCACCGTCTCGACGGCCAGCTCATGGTCGTCCTCGACGTCGATCGCGTCCTCGAGCTCGCGCCCGATATGATGGCGGCCTGA
- a CDS encoding chemotaxis protein CheW, translated as MDDLLREFLTETSESLDTVDNQLVKFEQEPNNAKILDNIFRLVHTIKGTCGFLGLPRLEALAHAGETLMGKFRDGMPVTGQAVTVILSSIDRIKEILAGLEATEAEPEGTDRDLIDKLEAMVEQGMAAMSASAQPIASGSAQPMPAGAAAAVAEAPPLVPDAPVAVEAAPTSGVLADQSLERPLRPGEVSLDELERAFRETAIEVPVPVAKAEVKAEPPPAAEAPVPVAKEAAKETKAKDKAAPKKSIADEGAAEGASIANQSIRVNVDTLEHLMTMVSELVLTRNQLLEISRRNEDTEFKVPLQRLSNVTAELQEGVMKTRMQPIGNAWQKLPRIVRDLSSELGKQIELEMHGADTELDRQVLDLIKDPLTHMVRNSADHGLETPAERLAGGKGEQGTIRLSAYHEGGHIIICIADNGRGLNTDRIKAKAISSGLVTEAELEKMSEAQIHKFIFAPGFSTAAAITSVSGRGVGMDVVRTNIDQIGGTIDIKSVAGEGSSVTIKIPLTLAIVSALIVEAAGDRFAIPQLSVVELVRARANSEHRIERIKDTAVLRLRNKLLPLIHLKKLLKIDDGAVSDPENGFIVVTQVGSQTFGIVVDGVFHTEEIVVKPMSTKLRHIDMFSGNTILGDGAVIMIIDPNGIAKALGAAGSSAHDMNNENGTHSIGSGEQTTSLLVFRAGSAQPKAVPLGLVTRLEELPADKIEFSNGRYMVQYREQLMPLVAMESVTIASQGAQPILVFSDDGRSMGLVVDEIIDIVEERLNIEVGGSSSGILGSAVIKGQATEVIDVGHFLPMAFSDWFTRKEMKPSLHSQSVLLVDDSAFFRNMLAPVLKAAGYRVRTAPTAQEGLAALRAQSFDVVLTDIEMPDMNGFEFAETIRSDSNLGAMPIIGLSALVSPAAIERGRQAGFHDYVAKFDRPGLIAALKEQTASAAGASELSRAAA; from the coding sequence ATGGATGATCTGTTGCGGGAGTTTTTGACGGAAACCAGCGAGAGCCTGGACACCGTGGACAATCAGCTGGTGAAGTTCGAGCAGGAGCCGAACAACGCCAAGATCCTGGATAACATTTTCCGGCTGGTCCACACCATCAAGGGCACGTGCGGCTTCCTCGGATTGCCGCGACTGGAAGCGCTGGCGCATGCCGGCGAGACGCTGATGGGCAAATTCCGTGACGGCATGCCGGTGACGGGGCAGGCGGTGACGGTGATCCTGTCCTCGATCGACCGCATCAAGGAAATTCTGGCCGGGCTGGAGGCGACCGAAGCCGAGCCCGAGGGCACCGACCGCGATCTCATCGACAAGCTGGAAGCGATGGTCGAGCAGGGCATGGCGGCTATGTCAGCGTCGGCGCAGCCGATCGCGTCAGGCTCGGCGCAGCCGATGCCGGCCGGCGCTGCTGCTGCCGTTGCCGAAGCGCCGCCGCTGGTGCCGGACGCGCCTGTCGCCGTTGAAGCCGCGCCGACCTCCGGCGTGCTGGCCGACCAGAGCCTGGAGCGTCCGCTGCGTCCGGGCGAAGTCTCGCTCGACGAGCTCGAGCGTGCCTTCCGCGAGACCGCGATCGAAGTGCCGGTCCCGGTTGCCAAGGCCGAAGTCAAGGCGGAGCCTCCGCCTGCCGCTGAAGCCCCGGTGCCTGTTGCCAAGGAAGCCGCGAAGGAGACCAAGGCGAAGGACAAGGCCGCGCCGAAGAAGTCGATCGCCGACGAGGGCGCCGCCGAGGGAGCCAGCATCGCCAACCAGTCGATCCGCGTCAACGTGGATACGCTTGAGCATCTGATGACCATGGTCTCGGAGCTGGTGCTGACCCGCAACCAGCTGTTGGAGATCTCCCGCCGCAACGAGGACACCGAGTTCAAGGTGCCGTTGCAGCGGCTGTCCAACGTCACCGCCGAGCTGCAGGAAGGCGTCATGAAGACGCGCATGCAGCCGATCGGCAATGCCTGGCAGAAGCTGCCCCGCATCGTTCGCGACCTCTCGAGCGAACTCGGCAAGCAGATCGAGCTGGAGATGCACGGCGCCGACACCGAGCTCGACCGCCAGGTGCTCGACCTGATCAAGGACCCGCTCACCCACATGGTGCGCAACTCCGCCGACCATGGCCTGGAGACCCCGGCCGAGCGTCTCGCCGGCGGCAAGGGCGAGCAGGGCACCATTCGCCTGTCCGCCTATCACGAGGGCGGCCACATCATCATCTGCATCGCCGACAACGGCCGTGGCCTGAACACCGACAGGATCAAGGCCAAGGCGATCTCCTCAGGTCTGGTCACCGAGGCCGAGCTCGAGAAGATGAGCGAAGCCCAGATCCACAAGTTCATCTTCGCGCCGGGCTTCTCGACCGCGGCCGCCATCACCTCGGTGTCGGGGCGCGGCGTCGGCATGGACGTGGTGCGCACCAATATCGACCAGATCGGCGGCACCATCGACATCAAGTCGGTCGCCGGTGAAGGCTCCTCCGTCACCATCAAGATCCCGCTGACGCTCGCCATCGTCTCCGCGCTGATCGTGGAAGCCGCCGGCGACCGCTTTGCGATCCCGCAGCTCTCCGTGGTCGAGCTGGTGCGGGCCCGCGCCAACTCGGAGCACCGCATCGAGCGCATCAAGGACACCGCGGTTCTCAGGCTGCGCAACAAGCTGCTGCCGCTGATCCATCTCAAGAAGCTGCTCAAGATCGACGACGGCGCCGTCTCCGATCCCGAGAACGGCTTCATCGTGGTGACGCAGGTCGGCAGCCAGACCTTCGGCATCGTCGTCGACGGCGTGTTCCACACCGAAGAAATCGTGGTCAAGCCGATGTCGACGAAGCTGCGCCACATCGACATGTTCTCGGGCAATACCATCCTGGGCGACGGCGCGGTCATCATGATCATCGACCCCAACGGCATTGCCAAGGCGCTCGGCGCCGCCGGCTCCTCGGCCCATGACATGAACAACGAGAACGGGACGCACAGCATCGGATCGGGCGAGCAGACCACCTCACTGCTGGTGTTCCGCGCCGGCTCGGCCCAGCCCAAGGCGGTCCCGCTCGGGCTCGTCACGCGCCTGGAAGAGCTCCCGGCCGACAAGATCGAGTTCTCGAACGGCCGCTACATGGTGCAGTACCGCGAGCAGCTGATGCCGCTCGTTGCCATGGAGAGCGTCACCATCGCGAGCCAGGGCGCCCAGCCGATCCTGGTGTTCTCCGACGACGGCCGCTCCATGGGCCTCGTCGTCGACGAGATCATCGACATCGTCGAGGAACGGCTCAACATCGAGGTCGGCGGATCCTCCTCCGGCATTCTCGGCTCGGCCGTGATCAAGGGCCAGGCCACCGAAGTGATCGACGTCGGCCACTTCCTGCCGATGGCGTTCTCCGACTGGTTCACCCGCAAGGAGATGAAGCCGTCGCTGCACTCGCAATCGGTGCTGCTGGTCGACGATTCGGCGTTCTTCCGCAACATGCTGGCCCCGGTGCTCAAGGCCGCCGGCTACCGCGTCCGCACCGCGCCGACCGCGCAGGAGGGCCTGGCGGCGCTGCGCGCGCAGAGCTTCGACGTGGTCCTGACCGACATCGAGATGCCCGACATGAACGGGTTCGAGTTTGCCGAGACCATTCGCTCCGACAGCAATCTGGGCGCGATGCCGATCATCGGCCTCTCCGCGCTGGTGTCGCCGGCGGCGATCGAGCGCGGCCGCCAGGCCGGCTTCCACGACTATGTCGCCAAGTTCGACCGTCCCGGTCTGATCGCGGCGCTGAAGGAACAGACCGCGAGCGCCGCCGGCGCCTCCGAGCTGAGCCGCGCAGCCGCCTAA
- the chpT gene encoding histidine phosphotransferase ChpT: MSDASSPATATAPDALELAALLCSRVCHDLISPVGAIVNGLEVLDDDPKPDDREFALDLIRKSAKTASARLQFCRLAFGAAGSSGAQIDLGDAQTMARGHIEDGKCSITWNLPRILLPKNRVKLLLNMLVVSQHTIPRGGTLTIDPIGEGETMSFRITATGHNARLPQNISELLSGERGPAADAHAIQPYYTRLLAEACGLTVRLAHEGEAITIIAS; encoded by the coding sequence ATGTCTGACGCTTCGTCACCCGCTACCGCCACCGCTCCAGATGCGCTCGAACTTGCTGCGCTGCTGTGCTCGCGGGTCTGCCACGATCTCATCAGCCCTGTCGGCGCCATCGTCAATGGGCTCGAAGTGCTCGACGACGATCCCAAGCCCGACGACCGCGAGTTCGCACTCGACTTGATACGCAAGAGCGCGAAAACCGCCTCCGCTCGCCTCCAGTTCTGCCGCCTCGCTTTTGGTGCGGCCGGCTCGTCCGGCGCGCAGATCGATCTCGGCGATGCCCAGACCATGGCGCGCGGCCACATCGAGGACGGCAAGTGCTCGATCACCTGGAATCTGCCGCGGATCTTGCTGCCGAAGAATCGCGTCAAGCTGCTGCTCAACATGCTGGTCGTTTCGCAGCACACGATCCCGCGCGGCGGCACGCTGACGATCGATCCGATCGGCGAGGGCGAGACCATGAGCTTCCGCATCACCGCGACCGGACATAATGCGCGCCTGCCGCAGAACATCTCCGAGCTCCTGAGCGGCGAGCGCGGCCCGGCTGCGGATGCACATGCGATCCAGCCTTATTATACGCGGCTGTTGGCAGAGGCTTGCGGGCTGACCGTGAGGCTCGCGCACGAAGGCGAGGCCATCACCATTATCGCGTCGTAG
- a CDS encoding 3'(2'),5'-bisphosphate nucleotidase CysQ: MQVKRIIDGAAASHLMEPLTALVVKAGEAILAVNRAAMRVDGKQDGSPVTEADLAADRIIADGLAQLAGDIPTLSEERTQLASPPFRASFFLIDPLDGTKEFVAGRDEFTVNLALVTSGVPLLGIVSAPALGLLWRGIVGRGAERVGFDGATIGAAEPIHTRKLPPLGEPWIAAVSRSHGDPRTEAFIDHRPSAVRKAVGSAVKFGRIAEGSADIYPRFGPTCEWDVGAGYAVVTAAGGSVTDGKGGALRFGERHDGGFIIPEFIAWGDPQAARL; this comes from the coding sequence ATGCAGGTGAAGCGGATCATCGACGGCGCGGCCGCCTCCCACCTGATGGAGCCGCTCACCGCCCTGGTGGTGAAGGCGGGCGAAGCCATCCTCGCGGTCAACCGCGCAGCGATGCGGGTCGACGGCAAGCAGGACGGCTCGCCGGTGACCGAGGCCGACCTTGCGGCCGACCGCATCATCGCGGACGGGCTGGCACAGCTTGCGGGCGACATCCCGACGCTCTCGGAAGAGCGGACCCAGCTCGCCTCGCCGCCGTTCCGCGCCAGCTTCTTCCTGATCGACCCGCTCGACGGCACCAAGGAGTTCGTCGCCGGGCGCGACGAGTTCACCGTCAACCTTGCCCTGGTGACATCGGGCGTGCCGCTGCTGGGCATCGTCAGCGCGCCGGCACTCGGGCTGCTCTGGCGCGGCATCGTCGGCCGTGGCGCCGAGCGCGTCGGGTTCGACGGCGCAACCATCGGCGCTGCCGAGCCGATCCATACCCGCAAGCTGCCGCCCCTGGGCGAGCCCTGGATCGCCGCGGTGAGCCGCTCGCATGGAGATCCCCGAACCGAGGCGTTCATCGATCATCGCCCCAGCGCCGTCAGAAAGGCGGTCGGCTCGGCCGTGAAATTCGGACGGATCGCGGAAGGCAGTGCCGACATCTACCCCCGCTTCGGGCCCACTTGTGAATGGGACGTCGGGGCCGGCTACGCGGTCGTGACCGCGGCCGGCGGCAGCGTGACCGACGGCAAGGGCGGCGCGCTCCGCTTCGGCGAGCGGCACGATGGCGGCTTCATCATCCCGGAGTTCATTGCCTGGGGTGACCCGCAGGCGGCAAGACTCTGA